The Panicum virgatum strain AP13 chromosome 5K, P.virgatum_v5, whole genome shotgun sequence genome has a window encoding:
- the LOC120707589 gene encoding pentatricopeptide repeat-containing protein At1g30610, chloroplastic-like: MAPPPNASIGMLNMGGYGALLPTPQPNSSQGRGFLVPGRSVSVLPLRWGLARKRGQVLDSRTDGAVAGGEAGAGSSDLRHIEKELMFSPTFTDYVKIMESVKLDRSKNLHGSDSDDRSSRRRFTGDGDRRGDGRSSDARNKPFERNQGPPRDRGSDRSRGVKLATDENRKDVNGLVERRATGDVKNSRRGQGEVEEYVQRRIIRGHTRGNGNGQFSSHAKAKDTSSSMFDHQSVRNRQTQSVAGRDLEGQVSYTQHRTSALLNNRISSKNTKFQMGKADFTSTSSSLDFKYPGESTSSNTEVNADSKVQRHQQRVESSGRNLVARRFGEIDKKPTVSKRYGNVQPVPENDSHSSDSLKSYKPRKIQMQRGANVNMGKFVRRDAEATYFDDRAAFKTFEVFTYVRDRPRILRMEIEKRIQKLASQLNATDVNTPEWKFSKMIHDAQIKFSDHSILRIVQMLGRYGNWKRVLQVVEWLQSHERFKSYKSRYIYTTVLDVLGKAKRPIEALNVFYTMQKQLSSYPDMAAYHCIAVALGQAGLVKELFDVIDCMRSPPRKKFKLDPLQNWDPRLEPDLIVYNAVLNACVQQKQWEGAFWVLQQLKEKNNRPTNTTYGLVMEVMLVCGKYNLVYEFFNKVEKSSIPGALNYKVLVNALWREGKIDEAVMAVKDMERRGIVGSASLYYDLARCLCSVGRCKEALLQVERICKVANKPLVVTYTGLIQTCIDNGSMENAKYIFSEMCNYCSPNTVTCNIMLKSFLEHGMLEDAKDLIQDILNGRIRSNVDSSQTATADKFTFNTFMEACAAAQRWDDFEYAFREMLSKGYHFDERRHLRMVLDAYRNGKEQLLDDLWRYLCHHNRAPPAPVIMERFCLKLVQGDTMAAISCVSRFQEGKIQNTSSMSWLNLLNRNAGRLKEEHVAKLVRQLNNFVSSRSSSDNISLYQKVQSSCTAFLSGATVVEKAPSVLAR; the protein is encoded by the exons atggcgccgccgccgaatgCGAGCATAGGGATGCTCAATATGGGTGGCTACGGGGCTCTCCTCCCCACTCCACAGCCTAATTCGAGCCAGGGTCGCGGGTTCTTGGTTCCCGGGAGGAGCGTCTCGGTGTTGCCACTGCGCTGGGGTTTGGCGAGGAAGAGAGGCCAGGTTCTTGATTCAAGGACTGACGGTGCTGTGGCCGGTGGCGAGGCCGGTGCTGGGTCGTCAGACCTGCGGCACATCGAGAAGGAGCTGATGTTCAGCCCGACCTTCACCGACTATGTGAAGATCATGGAGTCGGTGAAGTTGGACAGGAGCAAGAATTTACATGGCAGTGATTCAGATGACCGGAGCTCAAGGAGAAGGTTCACGGGCGATGGTGACCGACGAGGGGATGGGAGGTCTAGTGATGCAAGGAACAAACCATTTGAAAGGAATCAGGGGCCTCCGAGGGACAGGGGGAGTGACAGAAGTAGAGGGGTGAAATTGGCGACTGATGAGAATCGAAAGGATGTTAATGGATTGGTGGAGAGGAGAGCAACTGGTGATGTAAAAAATAGCCGCCGTGGCCAAGGAGAGGTTGAAGAATATGTGCAAAGAAGAATAATTCGTGGTCACACAAGAGGAAATGGCAATGGGCAGTTCTCATCACATGCAAAGGCTAAAGATACTAGCAGTAGTATGTTTGATCACCAGTCAGTGAGGAACAGGCAAACTCAGTCAGTTGCAGGGAGAGATTTAGAAGGGCAGGTATCATATACTCAACATCGGACTTCTGCCCTTCTGAATAACAGGATTTCATCAAAGAATACCAAATTTCAAATGGGAAAAGCAGACTTTACTAGCACGAGTAGTAGTCTTGACTTCAAATATCCTGGAGAGAGTACATCTTCTAATACTGAGGTCAATGCCGATAGTAAAGTTCAAAGACACCAGCAAAGAGTAGAGAGTTCAGGGAGAAACCTTGTAGCGCGTAGGTTTGGAGAGATTGACAAGAAACCTACTGTAAGCAAAAGATATGGGAATGTGCAGCCAGTACCTGAAAATGATAGCCATTCAAGTGATAGTTTGAAGAGTTATAAACCTAGAAAAATTCAAATGCAGAGAGGAGCAAATGTTAATATGGGGAAATTTGTTAGGAGGGATGCTGAAGCTACATACTTTGATGATAGAGCTGCTTTCAAGACTTTTGAGGTATTCACTTATGTCAGGGATAGGCCACGGATTCTTCGAATGGAAATTGAAAAGAGAATCCAGAAATTAGCTAGTCA gctCAATGCTACAGATGTGAATACTCCAGAGTGGAAATTCTCAAAAATGATTCATGATGCACAAATCAAATTTTCTGATCACTCCATCCTAAGGATTGTTCAAATGTTGGGTCGATACGGAAACTGGAAACGTGTTTTGCAAGTTGTTGAATGGCTTCAGTCACACGAAAGGTTCAAGTCCTACAAGAGCAG GTATATTTACACAACAGTTCTTGATGTTCTAGGAAAGGCAAAGAGACCAATCGAGGCATTAAATGTGTTTTACACCATGCAG AAGCAATTGTCATCTTATCCTGACATGGCAGCTTATCATTGTATCGCTGTGGCTCTTGGGCAAGCTGGTCTTGTGAAAGAGCTATTTGATGTGATTGATTGCATGCGTTCTCCTCCTAGGAAGAAGTTCAAATTGGACCCTCTTCAGAATTGGGATCCTCGCTTGGAACCGGACCTTATTGTATACAATGCA GTTTTGAATGCTTGTGTGCAACAAAAGCAATGGGAAGGGGCATTTTGGGTACTGCAACAGTTGAAAGAGAAGAATAATCGTCCAACAAATACAACATATGGTCTTGTTATGGAG GTAATGCTTGTCTGTGGAAAGTACAATTTGGTGTATGAGTTCTTCAATAAGGTGGAGAAATCGTCGATACCTGGTGCTCTCAACTATAAAG TTCTTGTAAATGCACTTTGGAGAGAAGGAAAGATCGATGAAGCAGTAATGGCTGTGAAAGATATGGAAAGGCGTGGAATTGTTGGTTCAGCTAGTCTGTATTATGACCTTGCTCGGTGCCTTTGCAGTGTAGGGCGGTGCAAAGAGGCACTTCTCCAG GTTGAGAGGATATGCAAGGTTGCCAACAAACCGCTGGTTGTTACCTACACAGGACTCATTCAAACCTGCATAGACAATGGCAGCATGGAAAATGCTAAATACATATTCAGCGAGATGTGCAACTACTGTTCACCAAATACTGTGACTTGTAACATCATGCTGAAGTCTTTTCTGGAGCATGGAATGCTTGAAGACGCGAAGGATCTAATCCAGGATATTCTGAACGGCAGGATAAGGAGCAATGTGGATTCGAGCCAAACCGCAACTGCTGACAAGTTTACTTTCAATACTTTCATGGAGGCCTGTGCTGCAGCACAGAGGTGGGATGACTTTGAGTACGCATTTCGTGAGATGTTATCGAAAGGGTACCACTTCGATGAGCGAAGGCACTTGCGTATGGTACTCGACGCTTATAGGAATGGGAAG GAACAGCTGTTGGATGATCTATGGCGCTACCTGTGCCATCACAACCGTGCCCCGCCCGCCCCTGTCATAATGGAAAGATTTTGCCTGAAACTGGTGCAAGGCGACACGATGGCTGCAATCTCCTGCGTCAGCAGGTTCCAGGAGGGCAAGATACAGAACACGTCCTCCATGTCGTGGCTGAATCTACTGAACCGGAATGCGGGCCGCTTGAAGGAGGAGCATGTTGCCAAGTTAGTCCGTCAACTGAACAACTTCGTTAGCTCGAGGAGTTCCTCTGATAACATTAGCTTGTACCAAAAAGTTCAGAGTAGCTGTACAGCGTTCCTTTCTGGTGCCACCGTTGTAGAAAAGGCGCCATCTGTGTTAGCAAGGTGA